From the Deinococcus gobiensis I-0 genome, the window CTGCTTGGTTCGCCGCCGCCGGACACCGGAAGTGCCCGGTGCGGCGCGGCGGTTTACTGCTTGCTTTCGATGTAGTCGATGGCCGCCTGCACGGTGCGGATGCCTTCGGCTTCCTCGTCGGGAATGGTCACGCCGAACTTGTCTTCCAGACCCATGATCAGCTCGACGGTCTCCAGGCTGTCGGCGCCCAGGTCCTCGACGAAACGGGCCTCGGGGACCACCTTGTCCGCGTCCACACCCAGCTTTTCCACAATCACTTCTTTCACGTCGTCAAAAGTTGCCATGTCAGTTCCTCCTTCTAGAAACCTGAAGTCTGCGCCAGTCTACACGCGCCGGCGCCGCTGCCCCCCGTGCCTGAACGGGGTTCAAGCGTGTGGCGCTCAGTGCGGGTTCAGGCCGCCGTCCACGCCGATGGTCTGGCCGGTCACGTAGGCCGCGCCCTCGCTGGCGAGGAAGGCCACGACCGCCGCGACCTCTTCGGGCTGCCCGAAGCGCGCCAGCGGGATGTTCGCCAGGTAGCCCTTCTGCACGCCCTCGGGCAGCGTGGCCGTCATGTCCGACTCGATGAAGCCCGGCGCGACCGCGTTCACGGTGACGCCCCGGCCGCCGTACTCCTTGGCGAGCGCCTTGGTCAGCCCGATGAGGCCCGCCTTGCTGGCGACGTAGTTGGCCTGCCCCGGATTGCCGGTCAGGCCCACCACCGAGGCCACGTTGACGATGCGCCCGGTGCGCGCCCGCATCATGTGCTTGAGGGCCGCGCGGCAGGCGGCGAAGGCGCTCGACAGGTTGGTCTGGATGACCGCGTCCCAGTCCTCGTCCTTCATGCGCACGGCGAGGCCGTCGCGGGTCACGCCGGCATTGTTCACCAGCACGTCGAGGCGGCCGAACGCGGCCAGCACGTCCTCGACCAGCTTGCCGGCGTTCGCGGGCACCGAGAGGTCGGCGCCGAACACCTCGGCGCGCGCGCCGTGGCGCCGGGCCTCGTCGGCCACGCGCCCGGCCTCCTCGGCACCCCGGCCGTAATGTACGGCCACGTCGAAGCCGTCGGCGGCGAGGCGCAGGGCGATGGCGCGGCCCAGGCCCCGGCTGCTGCCGGTGACCAGGGCGACTTTGCGGGGAGTGGTGGCCGGAGCGGCCGTGTCTTGGGAATCGGTCATGGGGTCCTCTGGATACGGGAAATGGGGAGGCGCGCCGCTCAGAGCGCGAAGTCGCGGACCTGCTGCGCCGTGCCCACGTTCAGCGTGCGGGCGTCCGGCAGGATGCGCTTGACGAGGCCGGTCAGGACCGTGCCGGGGCCGAATTCGATGAACGTGTCCACGCCCTGGGCGGCGAGCGCCTGCACCGACTCGACCCAGCGCACGCTGCCCGTGATCTGGGCGCGCAGCAGTTCGGCCGTGCGCGCCGGGTCGGCCCCTGCCTCGGCCGTCACGTTCGCCACGACCGGGAAGGCGTAGGGGCCGTAGGTGGTGGCCTCCAGCGCGGGGGTCAGGCCCTCGGCCGCGCCCTCCATCAGCGCGCAGTGGAAGGGCGCGCTGACCTTCAGGGGAATGGCCTTGAGCCCACGCGCCTTGAGTTCGGCGCCCGCCGCTTCCACCGCCGCCTTGTCGCCCGAGATGACGGTCTGGGTCGGCGCGTTGAAGTTGGCCGGCTGTACGGCCCCCTGACCGGCGGCCTGGATCGCCGCGCAGACCTCGCGCACGGCCGCCGGGTCGCCCATCACGGCGCTCATGGCCCCGGCACCCACCGGCACGGCCGCCTGCATGAGTTCGCCGCGCAGGCGCGTGAGGCGCAGCGCGGTCCCCAGGTCCAGCACGCCCGCCGCCACCAGCGCCGAATACTCGCCGAGCGAGTGCCCGGCGGCGTAGTCGGGACGAAGGCCGGTGTGCGCCTGCCACGCGCGGTAGGCCGCCACCGACGCCGCCACCAGGGCGGGCTGCTGGTTGGCGGTCAGGGTCAGGTCCTCCAGAGGACCGGTCTCGATCAGGGCGCGCAGGCCCGGCAGCGTGGTCTCGGCCTGGGCGTAGACGGCGCCGGCTTCGGGAAAGGCGGCGGCGAGGTCCGCGCCCATGCCCACGGCGTGCGACCCCTGGCCGGGAAAAAGAGCGGCGATCTTCATGCGTGGGCCTCCTGCGGGGCCGCGAGCGCGCCCAGAGAGCGGCCCCCGCCCCACCATTTCATCGTGGCCGCGACCCAGCTCAGGCCGCCGCCGAACGCGACGAGCAGCAGTTGCTGGCCGTCCTGCACACGACCGTCGTCCACCGCTTCGCGCAGCGCGAGGGCGACGGTGGCGCTCGAGGTGTTGCCGTAACGGTCCAGGTTCACGACCGTCTTGCTCATGGGAATGCCGAAGCGCTGC encodes:
- the fabG gene encoding 3-oxoacyl-[acyl-carrier-protein] reductase encodes the protein MTDSQDTAAPATTPRKVALVTGSSRGLGRAIALRLAADGFDVAVHYGRGAEEAGRVADEARRHGARAEVFGADLSVPANAGKLVEDVLAAFGRLDVLVNNAGVTRDGLAVRMKDEDWDAVIQTNLSSAFAACRAALKHMMRARTGRIVNVASVVGLTGNPGQANYVASKAGLIGLTKALAKEYGGRGVTVNAVAPGFIESDMTATLPEGVQKGYLANIPLARFGQPEEVAAVVAFLASEGAAYVTGQTIGVDGGLNPH
- the acpP gene encoding acyl carrier protein, whose translation is MATFDDVKEVIVEKLGVDADKVVPEARFVEDLGADSLETVELIMGLEDKFGVTIPDEEAEGIRTVQAAIDYIESKQ
- the fabD gene encoding ACP S-malonyltransferase; this encodes MKIAALFPGQGSHAVGMGADLAAAFPEAGAVYAQAETTLPGLRALIETGPLEDLTLTANQQPALVAASVAAYRAWQAHTGLRPDYAAGHSLGEYSALVAAGVLDLGTALRLTRLRGELMQAAVPVGAGAMSAVMGDPAAVREVCAAIQAAGQGAVQPANFNAPTQTVISGDKAAVEAAGAELKARGLKAIPLKVSAPFHCALMEGAAEGLTPALEATTYGPYAFPVVANVTAEAGADPARTAELLRAQITGSVRWVESVQALAAQGVDTFIEFGPGTVLTGLVKRILPDARTLNVGTAQQVRDFAL